One Leisingera sp. M658 genomic window carries:
- a CDS encoding glycerate kinase, which produces MTGLLTTAKALFQAAVDRANPAQALRAQLASTPLAPLPEGGSNVLLAVGKAAVPMMREALKLIPGTAQALAITNPENYTEIPGATVICGAHPVPDENSAAAGQAAIEMAHSLGSDDRLIALISGGGSALMVAPAPGLSLADKSAVNKLLLASGLEINEMNLIRQQLSDTKGGGLLRHAAPAQVQAFILSDVIGDDLRAIASGPTVAPIGTRAQAREIMQRAELWDSAPEAVRNHLSAAEGAKDAPPPATNTLIGSNRHSLKAIMAAAAEDWNPKLVSHRLVGDVSMAAETVVAAAEAAPEDKPAALIFGGETTVQLRGKGLGGRNQELALRVAKLGADRLNGDWLFLSGGTDGRDGPTDAAGGIATPATWAAIKAAGHDPDALLADNDSFAALKAADALLITGGTGTNVADVQIFLRRPD; this is translated from the coding sequence ATGACCGGATTGCTGACCACCGCCAAGGCCCTGTTTCAGGCCGCCGTAGACCGGGCCAACCCGGCACAAGCCCTGCGTGCCCAGCTGGCGTCTACGCCATTAGCTCCGCTGCCAGAAGGCGGCAGCAACGTGCTGCTGGCAGTGGGCAAAGCCGCCGTCCCGATGATGCGCGAAGCGCTGAAGCTGATCCCCGGCACCGCCCAAGCCCTGGCCATCACAAACCCCGAAAATTACACCGAAATTCCTGGCGCCACAGTGATCTGCGGCGCCCATCCGGTACCGGATGAAAACAGCGCCGCCGCAGGTCAGGCTGCCATAGAAATGGCTCACTCCCTGGGCTCCGATGACCGGCTGATTGCGCTGATCTCCGGCGGCGGCTCCGCGCTGATGGTGGCCCCCGCCCCCGGCCTCTCGCTGGCCGACAAGTCGGCAGTGAACAAACTGCTGCTCGCCTCCGGGCTGGAAATCAACGAGATGAACCTGATCCGTCAACAGTTGTCGGACACCAAGGGCGGCGGCCTGCTGCGTCATGCCGCACCAGCCCAAGTGCAGGCCTTCATCCTGTCGGACGTAATCGGCGACGACCTGCGTGCCATTGCCTCCGGCCCAACCGTGGCCCCCATCGGCACACGCGCTCAGGCGCGGGAAATCATGCAGCGGGCGGAACTCTGGGACAGCGCGCCTGAAGCGGTCAGAAACCACCTCAGTGCCGCTGAGGGGGCCAAGGACGCCCCGCCTCCGGCCACCAACACCCTGATCGGCTCCAACCGCCACAGCCTCAAGGCGATAATGGCGGCAGCCGCTGAAGACTGGAACCCCAAGCTGGTCTCGCACCGGCTGGTTGGCGATGTGTCAATGGCCGCTGAAACGGTCGTTGCGGCTGCGGAGGCCGCCCCCGAGGACAAACCTGCCGCATTGATCTTCGGCGGCGAAACCACTGTTCAGCTCCGCGGCAAAGGCCTTGGCGGGCGCAACCAGGAATTGGCCCTGCGCGTCGCCAAACTGGGTGCTGACCGGCTGAATGGCGATTGGCTGTTCCTCTCCGGCGGCACTGACGGGCGTGATGGCCCTACAGACGCAGCTGGCGGCATCGCCACCCCCGCCACCTGGGCCGCAATCAAGGCTGCCGGTCATGACCCGGACGCTCTGCTTGCCGACAATGACAGCTTTGCCGCTCTCAAGGCTGCGGACGCATTGCTGATCACCGGCGGCACCGGCACTAATGTGGCCGATGTGCAAATCTTCCTTAGACGGCCGGATTGA
- a CDS encoding group II truncated hemoglobin — protein sequence MVQKLIDQIGGEEVIRALVERFYDIVEETETGARIVKLHKRGHGMDHARMEQFNFLSGFMGGRRYYEEKHGHMDVKLMHAHVPITEKDAENWLQCMDQALADLSLEGPHVERLRQVFRRVALMLVNDLAEWGEARASA from the coding sequence ATGGTTCAGAAGTTGATTGACCAGATCGGCGGCGAAGAGGTGATCCGCGCGCTGGTCGAGCGGTTCTACGATATTGTCGAGGAAACGGAAACCGGCGCCCGGATCGTCAAGCTGCACAAGCGCGGGCATGGGATGGACCATGCCCGGATGGAGCAGTTTAATTTTCTGTCTGGTTTCATGGGCGGCCGCCGGTATTACGAAGAAAAACACGGCCACATGGACGTGAAACTGATGCACGCCCATGTGCCCATCACTGAAAAGGACGCCGAGAACTGGCTCCAGTGCATGGATCAGGCGCTGGCGGACCTGTCCTTGGAAGGGCCGCATGTAGAGCGGCTGCGCCAGGTGTTCCGGCGCGTGGCGCTGATGCTGGTCAATGACCTTGCCGAGTGGGGCGAGGCGCGCGCGTCAGCTTGA
- the tdm gene encoding trimethylamine-oxide aldolase Tdm has translation MNDMSFPEVVKGPPKPSGLYQPSVFSLPKGTERYVVEGCGAILIRVETGDTVTVTNDEGGQPCEIVAADDKGRIDAGIIGAAANSDARGLKALLTSSDQSLRGLRLGMETRGIDLAQGGAVRLFDAATPAKTGESFTAQRDGVVIIAAPGGIMDFEQQDTATPLTAMVKRAVIKQVARFELPDPLADPVLDLRVKSATAEAYFVKAGDYIQVLDVDGRQCTDFQCFAARKLDKGIEHALDVTTTRTLMGHAYPMPGLHAKYYDQEMLPLVEVVQDTVGRHDAFALACAAKYYDDIGYPGHANCSDNFNGVLAQHGVTPRAGWMAINFFFNTGLDEHGVMHADEPWTRPGDYVLLKALTDLICVSSACPDDTSAANGWNPTDIHVRTYSGQETFKRAIAFRATPESEPKMTKETGFHDRLSKKTRNFIEYNGYWLANCYAESGPLEEYWACREKCVLLDLTPLRKFEIHGPDAEALCQYIFTRNIKKLAVGQVVYTAMCYPHGGMIDDGTVFRLGKDNFRWIGGSDYGGEWIREQAEKLGLNVLIRSSTDMQHNIAVQGPESRDLLKKIIWTMPHNPTLEELGWFRFTPARIGGEHGVPVVVSRTGYTGELGYEIFCHPKHASDVFDAVWDAGQDHGIRPMGLEALDMVRIEAGLIFAGYDFSDQTDPFEAGIGFTVPLKSKEDDFIGRDALIRRKTTPACKLVGLDIDSAIDVAHGDCVRIGRAQIGEVTSAMRSPLLGKNIALARVDVSCSEVGTEVEIGKLDGHQKRLPAKIVPFAHYDPKKTRPQS, from the coding sequence ATGAATGACATGAGCTTCCCTGAAGTTGTCAAAGGGCCGCCCAAGCCGTCCGGACTGTATCAGCCGTCGGTGTTTTCGCTGCCCAAGGGGACCGAGCGTTACGTCGTCGAAGGTTGCGGTGCGATCCTGATCCGGGTGGAAACCGGCGATACGGTGACGGTGACCAATGACGAGGGCGGCCAGCCTTGCGAGATCGTCGCGGCTGACGACAAAGGGCGCATTGATGCGGGCATCATCGGCGCGGCAGCCAACAGTGATGCCAGAGGTTTGAAGGCGCTGCTGACCTCCTCGGACCAGTCCTTGCGCGGCTTGCGTCTGGGGATGGAAACACGCGGTATCGACTTGGCGCAGGGCGGTGCGGTGCGGCTGTTTGATGCGGCGACGCCTGCAAAGACCGGGGAGAGCTTTACCGCGCAGCGAGACGGTGTAGTGATCATCGCCGCACCGGGCGGCATCATGGACTTTGAACAGCAGGATACGGCAACGCCGCTGACAGCCATGGTCAAGCGGGCGGTGATCAAGCAAGTGGCGCGGTTTGAACTGCCCGATCCGCTGGCTGATCCGGTGCTGGACCTGCGGGTGAAAAGCGCGACAGCCGAAGCCTATTTTGTGAAGGCTGGCGACTACATCCAGGTGCTTGATGTTGATGGGCGCCAATGTACTGATTTTCAGTGTTTTGCGGCCCGCAAGCTGGACAAGGGGATCGAGCATGCGCTGGATGTGACCACAACCCGGACGCTGATGGGCCATGCCTATCCGATGCCAGGCCTGCACGCGAAGTATTACGATCAGGAGATGCTGCCGCTCGTCGAAGTGGTGCAGGATACGGTTGGCCGTCACGATGCCTTTGCCCTGGCTTGTGCGGCGAAATACTATGACGACATCGGCTATCCCGGCCATGCGAACTGTTCTGACAATTTTAACGGGGTTCTGGCCCAGCACGGGGTGACGCCGCGCGCGGGCTGGATGGCGATCAACTTCTTCTTCAACACCGGCCTGGATGAGCACGGTGTGATGCATGCTGACGAGCCCTGGACCCGGCCCGGCGACTATGTGCTGCTCAAGGCGCTGACCGATCTGATCTGTGTCTCCTCGGCCTGCCCGGATGACACCAGTGCCGCCAATGGCTGGAACCCCACCGATATTCACGTCCGCACATACAGCGGCCAAGAGACCTTCAAGCGGGCGATTGCGTTCCGCGCGACCCCTGAATCGGAGCCCAAGATGACCAAGGAAACCGGTTTCCACGACCGCCTCAGCAAAAAGACCCGCAATTTCATTGAGTATAACGGCTATTGGCTGGCCAATTGCTATGCTGAATCCGGACCGCTGGAGGAATACTGGGCCTGCCGCGAGAAATGTGTGCTGCTGGATCTGACGCCCTTACGCAAGTTTGAGATCCACGGGCCGGATGCAGAGGCGCTGTGCCAGTATATCTTTACCCGCAACATCAAGAAACTGGCAGTAGGACAGGTGGTCTATACCGCGATGTGCTACCCGCATGGCGGCATGATCGACGACGGAACCGTGTTCCGTCTAGGCAAGGATAATTTCCGCTGGATCGGCGGCTCGGACTATGGCGGAGAGTGGATCCGCGAACAGGCAGAGAAGCTGGGACTGAACGTTCTGATCCGCTCATCCACCGACATGCAGCATAATATCGCCGTGCAAGGCCCCGAGAGCCGGGACTTGCTGAAGAAGATCATCTGGACAATGCCGCATAACCCGACGCTGGAAGAACTGGGCTGGTTCCGTTTCACCCCCGCTCGCATCGGCGGTGAGCATGGTGTCCCGGTTGTGGTCTCGCGGACTGGCTACACGGGCGAACTGGGCTATGAAATCTTCTGTCATCCGAAACACGCCAGCGATGTCTTCGACGCGGTTTGGGATGCCGGACAGGACCACGGCATCCGCCCGATGGGGCTGGAGGCGCTGGATATGGTGCGGATCGAGGCCGGGCTGATTTTCGCGGGTTATGACTTCAGCGATCAGACCGACCCGTTTGAGGCGGGCATCGGCTTTACCGTGCCGCTGAAATCGAAAGAGGATGATTTTATCGGCCGGGACGCGCTGATCCGGCGCAAGACCACGCCAGCGTGCAAGCTGGTGGGGCTGGATATCGATTCGGCAATTGACGTGGCGCATGGCGACTGTGTCCGCATTGGCCGCGCGCAAATTGGCGAGGTGACCTCTGCAATGCGGTCGCCGCTGCTGGGCAAGAACATCGCGCTGGCGCGGGTGGACGTATCCTGTTCAGAGGTGGGAACAGAGGTGGAAATCGGTAAACTTGATGGACATCAAAAACGCCTGCCCGCCAAGATCGTACCCTTTGCCCATTACGACCCCAAGAAAACCCGGCCTCAATCCTGA
- a CDS encoding DMT family transporter — protein sequence MHSLLLGLAAALAWGLHDFCVRFVSQRTGILPAMLTVFLTGAILIAAAAWTLGDWQELTPSAARLAGLSGAIYALGSYALYRAFALGPVKLVAPLIGAYPVLSLAMAMLQGQPVGPGHWAAIAAVVGGVGCIAVFSTEDDGSPVNLRAAAWGLAGAIGFALTFAIGQAATQAGAELPVLIVTRLAAILIVLGLALIARMVQLPCRKILPLLCLMGALDAFALGLVIYSGSLPRPEFASVSASLFGLVTVVLAWLLLRESMNRAQWISVAVTFGGIAGLGF from the coding sequence ATGCACTCGTTGCTTCTTGGCCTGGCCGCGGCCCTTGCCTGGGGGCTTCATGATTTTTGCGTGCGCTTTGTATCGCAAAGAACCGGTATCCTGCCAGCCATGCTGACCGTGTTTTTGACCGGAGCGATTCTAATTGCGGCAGCGGCTTGGACCTTAGGGGACTGGCAGGAACTGACCCCGTCCGCAGCCCGGCTGGCCGGCCTTTCTGGCGCCATCTATGCTCTTGGGTCTTACGCGCTCTACCGTGCCTTTGCATTGGGGCCGGTTAAGCTGGTGGCCCCGTTGATCGGTGCTTACCCCGTATTGTCACTTGCCATGGCCATGCTGCAGGGCCAGCCGGTCGGCCCCGGCCACTGGGCTGCGATCGCCGCGGTGGTTGGCGGCGTCGGCTGCATTGCCGTCTTCTCAACCGAAGACGACGGCAGCCCGGTCAACCTGCGGGCCGCGGCCTGGGGCCTTGCGGGGGCCATCGGGTTTGCCCTGACCTTTGCGATCGGCCAAGCCGCCACCCAAGCCGGCGCCGAATTGCCGGTGCTCATCGTGACCCGCTTGGCTGCCATACTGATCGTTCTGGGGCTTGCACTTATTGCCCGGATGGTTCAGCTGCCCTGCCGCAAAATACTGCCTCTGCTCTGCCTGATGGGTGCGTTGGATGCCTTTGCACTTGGCTTGGTGATCTACTCCGGCTCCTTGCCCCGGCCGGAATTCGCCTCAGTCAGCGCCTCGCTTTTCGGGTTGGTCACCGTAGTGCTCGCCTGGCTTTTGCTTCGCGAAAGCATGAACCGCGCACAGTGGATCAGCGTCGCCGTCACATTTGGCGGGATCGCCGGCCTGGGTTTTTAA
- the folD gene encoding bifunctional methylenetetrahydrofolate dehydrogenase/methenyltetrahydrofolate cyclohydrolase FolD: MAATLIDGKAFAAKVRGQVAEHVARLKEENGITPGLAVVLVGEDPASQVYVRSKGKQTVEAGMNSYEHKLDADTSEADLLAVVEQLNNDASVHGILVQLPLPKHMNEDLVINSIAPEKDVDGFHISNVGLLGTGQKSMVPCTPLGCLMMLREHHGSLSGMDAVVIGRSNIVGKPMAQLLLGDSCTVTIAHSRTKDLPEVVRRADIVVAAVGRPEMVPGDWIKEGATVIDVGINRIDAPEKGEGKMKLVGDVDFASASERAGAITPVPGGVGPMTIACLLANTVTACCRANGLKEPEGLTA, encoded by the coding sequence ATGGCAGCAACTCTGATTGACGGCAAGGCCTTTGCGGCCAAGGTGCGCGGCCAGGTGGCCGAGCATGTGGCGCGGCTGAAAGAGGAAAACGGCATCACCCCCGGTCTCGCCGTGGTACTGGTCGGCGAAGACCCGGCAAGCCAGGTCTATGTGCGCTCCAAGGGCAAGCAGACCGTTGAGGCCGGCATGAACTCCTATGAGCACAAGCTGGATGCGGACACCTCGGAAGCGGACCTGCTGGCCGTGGTCGAGCAGCTGAACAACGACGCTTCGGTGCATGGCATCCTGGTGCAGCTGCCGCTGCCCAAGCACATGAACGAAGACCTGGTGATCAACTCGATCGCGCCGGAAAAGGACGTCGACGGGTTCCACATCTCCAACGTCGGCCTTCTGGGCACCGGCCAGAAATCGATGGTGCCCTGCACGCCCTTGGGCTGCCTGATGATGCTGCGCGAGCACCACGGCTCGCTGTCGGGCATGGATGCGGTTGTCATTGGCCGCTCCAACATCGTCGGCAAGCCGATGGCGCAGCTTCTCTTGGGCGACAGCTGCACCGTGACCATCGCGCATTCGCGCACCAAGGACCTGCCCGAGGTGGTGCGGCGCGCCGACATCGTTGTGGCCGCCGTGGGCCGCCCGGAAATGGTGCCGGGCGACTGGATCAAGGAAGGCGCCACCGTGATTGACGTGGGCATCAACCGGATTGATGCGCCCGAAAAAGGGGAAGGCAAGATGAAGCTGGTCGGCGACGTCGACTTCGCTTCTGCGTCCGAGCGTGCCGGCGCCATCACCCCGGTTCCGGGCGGCGTCGGTCCGATGACGATTGCCTGCCTGCTCGCGAACACCGTCACCGCCTGCTGCCGCGCCAACGGTCTGAAAGAGCCCGAAGGCCTGACCGCCTGA
- a CDS encoding chorismate mutase, which translates to MSTRTPPDACSDMASLRLQIDHLDRELVALLAVRAGYIDRAIALKQANGWPARIPERVEEVVLNARAAAEAQGLDPDLAERLWRQLVEWSIAREARVIREE; encoded by the coding sequence ATGAGCACACGCACCCCGCCAGATGCCTGCAGCGATATGGCCAGCCTCCGGCTTCAGATCGACCATCTGGACCGGGAGCTGGTGGCGCTGCTGGCCGTGCGGGCTGGATACATCGACCGGGCGATCGCGCTGAAGCAGGCAAACGGCTGGCCGGCGCGGATCCCGGAGCGGGTTGAAGAAGTGGTGCTGAATGCCCGCGCCGCGGCTGAGGCCCAGGGGCTGGACCCCGATCTGGCTGAGCGCCTGTGGCGGCAGCTGGTGGAGTGGTCGATTGCCCGCGAGGCGCGGGTGATCCGTGAGGAGTGA
- a CDS encoding formate--tetrahydrofolate ligase, whose product MSYKSDIEIAREAQKKPIQEIGAKIGISSGDLLPYGHDKAKVSQSFINSVQSKEDGKLILVTAINPTPAGEGKTTTTVGLGDGLNRIGKNAMICIREASLGPNFGMKGGAAGGGYAQVVPMEEMNLHFTGDFHAITSAHSLLSAMIDNHIYWGNECDIDTRRVAWRRVVDMNDRALRTITASLGGVSNGFPREAGFDITVASEVMAILCLANDLKDLEKRLGDIIVAYRRDKTPVYCRDIKAEGAMTVLLKDAMQPNLVQTLENNPAFVHGGPFANIAHGCNSVIATKTALKVADYVVTEAGFGADLGAEKFMNIKCRKAGIAPSAVVLVATVRAMKMNGGVAKADLGAENVEAVNNGCANLGRHIENIKSFGVPVVVAINHFVTDTDAEVDAVKAYAATHGVEAVLSRHWELGSEGSAPLAEKVVEIVDAGQANFAPIYPDEMSLFDKIDTIAKRIYRADEVLADNKIRNQLKEWEDAGYGNLPVCMAKTQYSFSTDPSLRGAPTGHSVPVREVRLSAGAGFIVAVCGEIMTMPGLPRKPASETIRLNDDGQIEGLF is encoded by the coding sequence ATGAGCTACAAGAGTGACATCGAGATTGCGCGTGAAGCGCAGAAGAAGCCGATCCAGGAGATTGGTGCGAAGATCGGGATTTCCAGCGGCGATCTGCTGCCCTACGGCCACGACAAGGCAAAGGTGTCCCAGTCGTTCATCAACTCGGTTCAGTCCAAGGAAGACGGCAAGCTGATCCTGGTGACCGCGATCAACCCGACACCGGCGGGCGAAGGCAAGACCACCACCACCGTGGGTCTGGGCGACGGGCTGAACCGGATCGGCAAGAACGCGATGATCTGTATCCGCGAGGCGTCCTTGGGTCCGAACTTCGGCATGAAGGGCGGCGCTGCAGGCGGCGGTTACGCGCAAGTGGTGCCGATGGAGGAAATGAACCTCCACTTCACCGGCGACTTCCACGCCATCACCTCGGCGCACTCGCTGCTGTCGGCGATGATCGACAACCACATCTACTGGGGCAATGAATGCGACATCGACACCCGCCGCGTCGCCTGGCGCCGGGTTGTGGACATGAACGACCGCGCCCTGCGCACCATCACCGCGTCCCTGGGCGGCGTCTCCAACGGCTTCCCGCGCGAAGCCGGTTTTGACATCACCGTGGCCTCCGAAGTGATGGCGATCCTGTGCCTCGCGAATGATCTGAAGGACCTGGAAAAGCGCCTGGGCGACATCATCGTGGCCTACCGCCGCGACAAGACCCCGGTCTACTGCCGCGACATCAAGGCCGAAGGCGCGATGACCGTGCTGCTGAAGGACGCGATGCAGCCGAATCTGGTGCAGACCCTGGAAAACAACCCGGCGTTTGTGCACGGCGGCCCGTTTGCCAATATCGCCCACGGCTGCAACTCGGTTATTGCCACCAAGACCGCGCTGAAAGTCGCCGACTATGTGGTGACCGAGGCAGGCTTTGGTGCTGATCTGGGTGCCGAGAAGTTCATGAACATCAAATGCCGCAAGGCAGGCATCGCACCGTCCGCGGTTGTGCTGGTTGCCACCGTGCGCGCGATGAAGATGAACGGCGGCGTCGCCAAGGCTGACCTGGGTGCTGAGAACGTCGAGGCTGTGAACAACGGCTGCGCCAACCTCGGCCGCCACATCGAGAACATCAAATCCTTTGGTGTGCCGGTTGTCGTCGCGATCAACCACTTTGTCACCGACACCGATGCCGAAGTCGACGCCGTCAAAGCCTACGCCGCCACCCATGGCGTCGAGGCGGTGCTGTCGCGCCACTGGGAGCTGGGCTCGGAAGGCTCCGCGCCGCTGGCCGAGAAAGTGGTTGAGATCGTCGATGCGGGTCAGGCCAACTTTGCGCCGATCTACCCGGACGAGATGTCGCTGTTCGACAAGATCGACACCATCGCCAAGCGCATCTACCGCGCCGACGAGGTGCTGGCCGACAACAAGATCCGCAACCAGCTGAAGGAATGGGAAGACGCAGGCTACGGCAATCTGCCGGTCTGCATGGCGAAGACCCAGTATTCCTTCTCGACCGACCCGTCGTTGCGCGGTGCGCCCACCGGCCATTCGGTGCCGGTGCGTGAAGTCCGCCTGTCGGCCGGTGCCGGCTTCATCGTGGCGGTCTGCGGCGAGATCATGACGATGCCGGGCCTGCCGCGCAAACCGGCCTCGGAAACCATCCGCCTGAATGACGACGGCCAGATCGAAGGCTTGTTCTAA
- the glnT gene encoding type III glutamate--ammonia ligase — MTTDLAAFAKEKGVKYFMISFTDLFGGQRAKLVPARAIADMQEDGAGFAGFATWLDLTPAHPDMLAVPDPDAVIQLPWNKEIAWVPGNCVMEGEDVAQAPRNVLRRLIKEAADEGLHVKTGIEAEFFLLTPDGEEISDPFDNAEKPCYDQQAMMRRLDVIREISDYMLELGWGAYQNDHEDANGQWEMNWDFDDALATADKHSFFKFMAKSVAEKHGFRATFMPKPVEGLTGNGCHAHISVWDAPGADSRTNVFAADKGAGDIAELGLSEQGGWFLGGIMKHASALAAITNPTVNSYKRINAPRTMSGATWAPNTVTWTGNNRTHMVRVPGPGRFELRLPDGAVNPYLLQAVIIAAGLSGIRAKADPGPRHDIDMYAEGHTITDAPKLPLNMLDALRFYDKDDGLKAMMGEEFSAAYLKMKQQEWNSFVNHFSRWEKDNTLDI; from the coding sequence ATGACAACAGATCTGGCTGCTTTCGCAAAAGAAAAAGGCGTTAAGTATTTCATGATCTCCTTCACCGACTTGTTCGGTGGCCAGCGCGCCAAACTGGTGCCGGCACGGGCGATCGCGGATATGCAGGAAGACGGCGCGGGATTTGCTGGTTTTGCCACTTGGCTTGACCTGACACCGGCGCATCCCGACATGCTGGCAGTGCCGGATCCCGACGCGGTGATCCAGCTGCCTTGGAACAAGGAAATCGCCTGGGTTCCAGGCAATTGCGTGATGGAGGGCGAAGACGTCGCCCAGGCGCCGCGCAACGTGCTGCGCCGCCTGATCAAGGAAGCCGCGGATGAAGGCCTGCATGTGAAAACCGGCATCGAGGCCGAGTTTTTCCTGCTGACCCCCGACGGCGAGGAAATCTCGGACCCCTTCGATAATGCCGAAAAACCCTGCTATGACCAGCAGGCGATGATGCGCCGATTGGACGTGATCCGCGAAATCAGCGATTACATGCTGGAACTGGGCTGGGGCGCCTATCAGAACGACCATGAGGACGCCAACGGCCAGTGGGAAATGAACTGGGATTTCGATGATGCCCTGGCGACCGCTGACAAGCACAGCTTCTTCAAGTTCATGGCAAAATCGGTGGCGGAAAAGCACGGCTTCCGCGCGACGTTCATGCCGAAGCCCGTTGAAGGCCTTACCGGCAACGGCTGTCATGCGCATATCTCGGTCTGGGACGCGCCGGGCGCGGATTCGCGCACCAATGTCTTTGCCGCTGACAAGGGCGCTGGCGATATTGCGGAACTGGGTCTGTCCGAACAGGGCGGCTGGTTCCTGGGCGGCATCATGAAGCACGCCTCGGCGCTGGCGGCGATCACCAATCCGACGGTGAACTCCTACAAGCGCATCAACGCGCCGCGTACCATGTCGGGTGCCACCTGGGCGCCGAACACTGTCACCTGGACCGGCAACAACCGGACCCACATGGTGCGTGTGCCCGGTCCCGGCCGGTTTGAGCTGCGCCTGCCCGATGGCGCGGTGAACCCCTACCTGCTGCAGGCGGTGATCATTGCCGCCGGCCTCTCAGGCATTCGGGCCAAGGCCGATCCCGGCCCGCGCCATGACATCGACATGTACGCCGAAGGCCACACCATCACCGACGCGCCGAAACTGCCGCTCAACATGCTGGATGCACTGCGGTTCTACGACAAGGACGACGGCCTGAAAGCGATGATGGGCGAGGAGTTCTCGGCAGCCTATCTGAAGATGAAGCAGCAGGAGTGGAACTCCTTCGTGAACCACTTCTCCCGCTGGGAAAAGGACAACACGCTGGATATCTGA